The Rubripirellula tenax genome contains the following window.
ATCGATTTTGAGGACTTGCCCTCCGATCAAATGCTGTTCGTGAATCGTTGTTGTGACCAGTTCGAGGAAACTTGGCAACGCGATGGGGCCGCTTCTCTGTCCATGTTCCTTGATTCGCTGGAGTGTTCCGACGCTCGAACTCACTTAATACTTCAGCGGGAACTGTCAGTTTTGGACGCCCAGTACCGTAAGAGTTTGGGCGTGGAAGTCTCCATCAAGGACTACTCTGCGTGGTGCAAGTCGTTGACGAAAGCGGATCTCGACGAAATCACGCGTGCAGTATCGCAAACGACAAACGTTGCCGATCGGTTACACGAAGGCCAACGTGTCGGTGACTACGTGATCGAAATGTGCATTGGCCGCGGTGGCATGGGCCAAGTCTATCGCGCTCGTCACGAATTGATGGGTCGCAAAGTCGCCATCAAGGTCTTGCTGCAACAAACAAGCCAAGACCCGCAAGCGCGACGTCGGTTCGAACGCGAAGTCCAATCCGTGGCCGCGATGTCGCACCCCAACGTCTTGACCGCGTTTGACGCTCGAGACGCCGACGGCATGTTGTGCCTGGTGACCGAATGGATCGACGGACAAACGCTCGCCGATCGAGTGCGAGAAACGGGAAGCCTTTCGGTGACGGAGGCCATCGACCTTTGTGATCAAGCCGCAAGCGGACTGCAGTATGCTCACGAATCCGGTTTCATCCACCGCGATGTCAAGCCGAGTAACCTGTTGGTGGACGCGGCGGGAAATCTTAAGGTTCTTGACCTTGGGCTAGCCAAGCTTCGGCAAAACCTAGACGGTGCTGTGCCCAGCGATCGTCCACACGATGATGTCCTTACCAAGTCGCACCACATCATGGGAACCGCCGAGTTCCTATCGCCCGAACAAGCGAGGTTTCCGGATCAAGTCGACGTCCAAAGCGACATCTATAGCCTCGGCTGCACGCTGTTCTTCCTGATCACCGGCAATCCGCCTTACTGTGGCGACTCGCCGCTCGACACCGTGCTGTCGCACATCGAGTCCGAAACACCCAGCCTAGCCAGATCGAACGAAGACGCGCCAGTTCCCGCGGCGCTGGTCGATCTTGTCCAATCGATGATGGCGAAGGATCCCGCGGATCGCCCACGTTCGATGACGGAAGTGCGTTTGCGATTCGCCGAATTGCAAAACCATTCGCCGTCGCCGCTTGCGATGCCGCCCACACCGGTGTCAAGAAAACGTGTGCGTCAAGGGATTGCGATCGCGACGTGTATCGCCGGCATACTCCTGGTCGTTGCGGCCTCGATATCTTCGTCGAAGCCCACACAGCCAACCGCGACGTCCAACGGATTGATCTTCAACGGACAAACCAGCTACGCGATGGTCCCCGATTTTGAAGTGCCGATTCCGGGTCAATCGATGATCGAAGTGGTGGTGACTCCGCGAGCCGGCCGTTTGCCATGCAACGTCGTGACATGGACGGGTGACACAAGCCTGGTACTGTTCATCATGCAAGGCCGAAAATGGGGAATTGCGACCCTGGGCAATGGCAAGTCGGCGCTTGAAGTGACCGTGGATGAGATGGCGATGGATGAAACGTGTTTGGTAGCGGCGCGTTGGATTGGAGACGACCTGGAACTGTGGATCAATGGTAAGAAGGCTGAAACGCAACCGATCGCCTATCCGCTTTTTCCAAACGATCCGATGCTGTGCTTTGGCGGAACTCCCGCCGGCATGCTGCCTGATGAACAGGGCACACGATTCTTTCGCGGAACCATTCACTCGCTTCGCCTGTCCAAGCATCCACTGCCCGATCCCGCAGTTTACCGCTCGGGACTGGACTCACAACCTTCCACGTTGGCGTTGTTTGAAATGCGTGCCGGTCAAGACAACACCACCACCGATGCAACAGATCATCGCTGGACCGCATCGCTGTTCGATACTCGCTGGGCCGACTGACGAA
Protein-coding sequences here:
- a CDS encoding serine/threonine protein kinase, encoding MNPDDRIDFEDLPSDQMLFVNRCCDQFEETWQRDGAASLSMFLDSLECSDARTHLILQRELSVLDAQYRKSLGVEVSIKDYSAWCKSLTKADLDEITRAVSQTTNVADRLHEGQRVGDYVIEMCIGRGGMGQVYRARHELMGRKVAIKVLLQQTSQDPQARRRFEREVQSVAAMSHPNVLTAFDARDADGMLCLVTEWIDGQTLADRVRETGSLSVTEAIDLCDQAASGLQYAHESGFIHRDVKPSNLLVDAAGNLKVLDLGLAKLRQNLDGAVPSDRPHDDVLTKSHHIMGTAEFLSPEQARFPDQVDVQSDIYSLGCTLFFLITGNPPYCGDSPLDTVLSHIESETPSLARSNEDAPVPAALVDLVQSMMAKDPADRPRSMTEVRLRFAELQNHSPSPLAMPPTPVSRKRVRQGIAIATCIAGILLVVAASISSSKPTQPTATSNGLIFNGQTSYAMVPDFEVPIPGQSMIEVVVTPRAGRLPCNVVTWTGDTSLVLFIMQGRKWGIATLGNGKSALEVTVDEMAMDETCLVAARWIGDDLELWINGKKAETQPIAYPLFPNDPMLCFGGTPAGMLPDEQGTRFFRGTIHSLRLSKHPLPDPAVYRSGLDSQPSTLALFEMRAGQDNTTTDATDHRWTASLFDTRWAD